Proteins found in one Megalobrama amblycephala isolate DHTTF-2021 linkage group LG5, ASM1881202v1, whole genome shotgun sequence genomic segment:
- the LOC125269334 gene encoding uncharacterized protein LOC125269334, producing MLSPHVSERGTDVPMMNSLLTNDLDIKILQANPTQADLTYWSDNEVKPDQVGILRDKQGRLALPASAIVMLCRHYHGVSHVSKKKVIQMLNRSYCIANIQRNTLLILDACLVCAQTNKHKATKHDALPHPELPFQHLQIDFTHMPPCGNNKYLLVIVDRFSKWPEAFPCGKENAQTVVKVLAKDIIPRFGIPMVIDSDNGTPFTSKVTQLLAKELNITWSLHIPFHAPSSGQVENMNRVIKDRLNKACLDTGRNWVDLLPAVLTEIRMSPSATTKMSPFEILMGRPFPTPWVRGRAGNFSTGDTEVIITDYVDSLIKTLNSINGDVSLSLPLPAEKPTHPFVPGQQVLIKCLKPTKLGEPKYLGPATVIAVTRTGVLTDFQPQWIHASRLKAAPSQGNVLVNEEKEASEPRKDPKEEPFPYKALLGVNVRQGMIPAFCITRIGEGPWDLKGPHGDLQGGTGCAGDQGQSDPSGGQGGAGCSGCHGGAGSSGSQGETGSLGDQGGAGGSAAHFLAVDG from the exons ATGTTAAGTCCACATGTAAGCGAAAGGGGCACAGATGTGCCtatgatgaattcattattGACTAATGATTtggacattaaaatattacaagctAACCCTACGCAAGCTGATTTGACTTACTGGTCAGACAATGAAGTAAAACCAGATCAAGTTGGAATCTTGAGAGACAAACAGGGTAGACTTGCATTACCTGCATCTGCGATTGTTATGCTATGTAGACATTATCATGGTGTATCACATGTGTCAAAAAAGAAAGTGATACAAATGTTGAATCGATCTTATTGCATAGCAAATATTCAAAGAAATACTCTGTTGATATTGGATGCTTGTCTGGTGTGTGCTCAAACCAACAAGCACAAGGCAACTAAACATGACGCTTTACCACATCCTGAGCTACCATTCCAACACTTGCAAATTGATTTTACGCATATGCCTCCTTgcggaaataataaatatttgcttGTGATTGTTGACAGATTTTCTAAATGGCCTGAAGCTTTTCCGTGTGGAAAAGAAAATGCACAGACGGTAGTTAAAGTTCTGGCTAAGGACATTATACCGCGTTTTGGTATACCAATGGTTATAGATAGTGATAATGGAACACCGTTCACTTCCAAAGTCACACAATTGTTAGCCAAAGAGCTTAATATTACCTGGTCATTGCATATACCGTTTCATGCTCCATCTAGTGGACAAGTTGAGAACATGAATAGGGTTATCAAAGATCGTCTTAATAAAGCGTGTCTTGATACAGGCAGAAATTGGGTTGATCTGCTGCCTGCCGTATTGACAGAAATTAGAATGTCACCATCAGCAACAACAAAGATGTCTCCGTTTGAAATCCTTATGGGTAGACCTTTCCCGACCCCATGGGTCAGAGGTCGCGCTGGCAATTTTTCCACAGGTGACACGGAGGTGATCATCACGGATTATGTGGATTCCCTAATTAAAACTTTGAATAGCATCAATGGtgatgtgtctctctctctccctcttcctGCAGAAAAACCCACTCATCCTTTTGTTCCAGGACAACAGGTGCTGATAAAGTGTCTGAAGCCCACAAAACTGGGTGAGCCGAAATATCTGGGGCCCGCCACGGTGATTGCTGTGACGAGAACAGGAGTGCTGACTGACTTCCAGCCGCAGTGGATCCATGCCAGTCGACTGAAAGCAGCTCCATCCCAGGGGAACGTTCTGGTCAATGAGGAGAAGGAAGCCAGTGAGCCAAGGAAAGATCCGAAGGAAG AACCATTTCCATATAAGGCTCTACTAGGAGTGAATGTGAGACAGGGAATGATCCCTGCTTTCTGTATCACCAGAATAGGAGAAGGTCCTTGGGATTTGAAGGGACCTCATGG AGACCTCCAGGGTGGTACCGGCTGTGCAGGTGACCAGGGCCAATCCGACCCTTCAGGTGGCCAGGGTGGAGCTGGCTGTTCAGGGTGCCATGGAGGTGCAGGCAGTTCAGGCAGCCAGGGTGAAACCGGGAGCTTGGGCGACCAGGGCGGAGCCGGCGGTTCAGCGGCCCACTTTTTGGCTGTGGACGGGTAG
- the LOC125269336 gene encoding E3 SUMO-protein ligase ZBED1-like: MISTTDQATLSLRLKSNRVTADTGLISVLIMELGQLLREQTEVQDGPSPAPSSIPALQKAQATAGLMGLTGASTGMTGPTTVPAAGSVTALSPAPKVASPTAKEGNQGIDKTNAICKHCQASIRYTGNTTNLRAHLQRHHADKLASPQPKKTRDPTQTTLDNTTSKLPSNSVRAQKITESVVHYICKGLCPYSVVENTGFHLMINTLDPRYVIPTRSYMTDKAVPRMYDKVKDSVKSALSSVPRVALTFDGWTSRATEAFVTITCHYVNEEWELMSYVLQTRAMHESHTGSNIAELLKAALEEWDLVSKDPAIVTDNAANMSVAAELAGMLHFRCFAHTLNLASQRVLKLPAVAHLLGCVRRISTFFKRSTTASHVLRQKQKLLELPEHKLITDVVTRWNSAHDMLERFLEQQPAVSAALLSNELRKTEKEVCTLCESDITSAEEIVDAMKPMKIATLVMSKESSPTLSVVAPLHAQLIQDFQESRADTLALPFLPDDEREEIYLRITAEARRIQELFQEEAEVIPGEEDNHVEDKDDIPASPPPKKKKDLCCLADLLGSTYSAGPTVRHRTTQAQAEEEMSRYKEAPPLSLAEGSPLSWWKEHQNEYPLMSRLAKVYLCIPGTSVSSERVFSTAGDIVTAQRSVLSSKHVDQLLFLNKNLKS; encoded by the exons ATGATCAGCACCACTGATcaagccacgctcagtctcaGACTGAAGTCAAACAGAGTCACAG CTGATACAGGACTAATATCAGTACTTATAATGGAGCTGGGTCAACTTCTGAGGGAGCAAACAGAGGTACAAGATGGACCGTCACCAGCACCCTCAAGCATACCTGCTCTACAGAAAGCACAAGCCACTGCTGGACTGATGGGACTGACTGGAGCGAGTACTGGAATGACTGGACCGACTACAGTGCCGGCTGCTGGATCGGTCACTGCTTTGTCCCCAGCACCAAAAGTTGCGTCTCCAACTG caaAGGAAGGAAACCAAGGGATCGATAAAACAAATGCAATCTGCAAGCATTGCCAGGCTTCTATACGCTACACCGGTAATACAACTAACCTGCGCGCCCACCTGCAAAGACACCATGCAGACAAGCTAGCTTCGCCGCAGCCCAAAAAAACACGGGACCCCACGCAAACTACTTTGGACAACACAACATCCAAGCTTCCATCTAACTCAGTCCGTGCACAGAAGATTACGGAGTCTGTGGTGCATTATATTTGCAAAGGTTTGTGTCCCTACAGTGTTGTCGAGAACACAGGCTTTCACCTTATGATCAACACGTTAGATCCCCGTTATGTGATCCCTACCCGCAGCTACATGACCGACAAAGCAGTACCGAGGATGTATGACAAAGTTAAAGACAGTGTTAAGTCAGCCCTGAGTTCTGTCCCACGAGTGGCACTGACTTTTGATGGGTGGACATCGCGAGCCACGGAAGCTTTTGTTACAATCACTTGCCATTACGTTAACGAGGAGTGGGAACTGATGTCGTACGTTTTACAAACGCGAGCCATGCACGAGAGCCATACGGGGTCAAACATTGCAGAGTTACTGAAAGCGGCGCTGGAGGAGTGGGACCTCGTATCCAAAGACCCAGCTATTGTGACTGACAACGCCGCAAATATGAGCGTCGCAGCGGAGCTTGCCGGTATGTTGCATTTCAGGTGCTTCGCTCACACTTTAAACCTTGCCTCGCAGCGTGTACTGAAGCTTCCTGCTGTCGCTCATTTATTGGGATGTGTTAGACGGATATCCACCTTTTTTAAGCGCAGTACCACAGCCAGCCACGTACTTCGACAGAAGCAGAAGTTGCTCGAGTTGCCTGAACATAAACTGATCACTGATGTTGTGACGCGCTGGAATAGCGCGCATGATATGCTCGAGCGCTTTCTTGAGCAGCAACCCGCTGTCTCCGCTGCTCTTCTGTCCAACGAGCTTAGGAAAACTGAGAAAGAAGTTTGCACCCTATGTGAGTCGGACATTACATCTGCGGAGGAGATAGTGGATGCAATGAAGCCCATGAAGATTGCTACTCTTGTAATGTCAAAAGAAAGCTCTCCAACACTGTCAGTTGTGGCCCCTCTTCATGCTCAGCTCATCCAGGATTTCCAAGAGAGCAGAGCAGATA ccctagcttTGCCCTTCCTTCCTGATGATGAACGAGAGGAAATATACTTGAGAATCACTGCAGAAGCTCGAAGAATTCAAGAACTATTTCAG gAAGAGGCTGAAGTGATACCAGGAGAGGAGGACAATCATGTGGAAGACAAGGATGACATTCCTGCCAGCCCACCACCCAAGAAGAAAAAGGACTTGTGCTGTTTGGCTGATCTGCTTGGTTCAACTTACAGTGCAGGTCCTACGGTGAGACACAGAACCACACAGGCCCAGGCAGAAGAGGAGATGTCAAGGTACAAGGAGGCACCACCCCTGTCTCTTGCTGAGGGAAGTCCACTCAGTTGGTGGAAAGAGCACCAGAATGAATATCCACTAATGTCACGCCTTGCCAAAGTGTACCTGTGCATTCCAGGGACTAGTGTCTCCTCGGAGCGCGTTTTCTCTACGGCAGGCGATATTGTAACCGCACAGAGAAGTGTACTAAGCTCAAAGCATGTTGACCAACTtctgtttttgaacaaaaatcTTAAGTCATAG